In Acidobacteriota bacterium, the following proteins share a genomic window:
- a CDS encoding cytochrome c3 family protein, whose amino-acid sequence MTRKGQGKRKGTFGEAGLPVARSYVVRPATRRRMLWVGAAGGLLIAALGAVSFLRPDGGLVSKGPLSSHHATLESSCSSCHGGFAPVANDACSACHEKPDDDLGLYTFAAHYVYRSDDFQRVVPSPDEETCIACHGEHGGRDAAIVRATDARCQSCHEFSPFHRRHPEFAFARGSDGETADGGARVDRALAFPHIRHVNELLGGDGFETAEATCFACHEPQADGRSFRPLDFDRHCDACHLASTDRTPPLPVVQAEDGAPGVETLDAIRQAALPGTRWADYLNPGEFRQVGDRVIKSPLYHRDPWVLHNLRLLRQRLIGDGGLADLLTASPDVAPEELRTLYEEAITTLEQQARDLRSVPDHAVQQDIEKIDAILDDLRRRLEDPHVPLDETGFLLALGPPGDRDDDEVARIRTVADALTQPCQQCHTVRDATIVRVENDLRTLRRAEFDHRAHTLQRSCLDCHREIPIAEFAGSSAEVPAELDNSQIHNLPRVASCAECHNQELAVEGCVQCHLFHPDTSRRAASSEVHFPETPNAG is encoded by the coding sequence ATGACGAGGAAGGGCCAGGGCAAGCGGAAGGGGACCTTCGGCGAGGCCGGTCTGCCGGTGGCACGCAGCTACGTCGTGCGACCGGCGACCCGGCGCCGCATGCTGTGGGTGGGAGCTGCCGGCGGGTTGCTGATCGCAGCCCTCGGCGCGGTCAGCTTCCTGCGCCCCGATGGCGGCCTGGTCTCGAAGGGACCTCTGTCTTCGCACCATGCCACTCTCGAGAGCAGCTGCTCCTCCTGTCACGGCGGCTTCGCCCCGGTGGCCAACGACGCCTGCTCGGCCTGCCACGAAAAACCCGACGACGACCTCGGCCTCTATACCTTCGCGGCCCACTACGTCTATCGCTCCGATGATTTTCAGCGCGTCGTTCCGTCGCCGGACGAAGAGACCTGCATCGCCTGCCACGGCGAGCACGGCGGTCGTGACGCCGCCATCGTGCGCGCCACCGACGCCCGCTGCCAAAGCTGTCACGAGTTCTCCCCCTTCCATCGGCGCCATCCCGAGTTCGCCTTTGCCCGCGGCTCCGACGGGGAAACCGCCGATGGCGGAGCAAGGGTCGATCGCGCCCTCGCCTTCCCTCATATCCGACACGTCAACGAGCTGCTCGGCGGCGACGGCTTCGAGACCGCCGAGGCGACCTGCTTCGCCTGCCACGAGCCGCAAGCCGACGGCCGCAGCTTCCGGCCCCTCGACTTTGACCGCCACTGCGATGCCTGTCACCTCGCGAGCACCGACCGGACACCTCCCCTACCGGTAGTCCAGGCCGAAGATGGTGCCCCCGGCGTCGAAACCCTCGACGCCATTCGCCAGGCCGCACTTCCCGGTACCCGTTGGGCCGACTACCTCAACCCGGGTGAGTTTCGTCAGGTCGGTGACCGGGTGATCAAGAGTCCCCTCTACCACCGCGACCCCTGGGTGCTCCACAACCTCCGGCTCCTGCGCCAGCGGCTGATCGGCGACGGCGGACTGGCCGACCTCCTCACCGCCTCTCCGGACGTCGCTCCGGAAGAGCTCCGCACCCTCTACGAGGAAGCCATCACCACCCTCGAGCAGCAGGCCCGCGACCTACGCTCGGTGCCGGACCATGCGGTCCAGCAAGACATCGAGAAGATCGATGCGATCCTCGACGACCTGCGTCGCCGCCTGGAGGACCCCCATGTGCCGCTCGACGAAACCGGTTTCCTCCTCGCCCTGGGACCGCCGGGCGATCGGGACGACGACGAGGTGGCTCGAATCCGAACCGTTGCCGATGCCCTGACCCAGCCCTGTCAGCAATGCCACACGGTGCGCGACGCCACCATCGTGCGGGTCGAGAACGACCTGCGGACGCTGCGGCGGGCGGAGTTCGACCATCGCGCCCACACGCTGCAGCGTTCCTGCCTCGACTGCCACCGGGAGATTCCGATCGCCGAGTTCGCCGGTTCGAGCGCCGAGGTACCGGCAGAGCTCGACAACTCGCAGATCCACAATCTGCCGCGGGTCGCCTCCTGCGCCGAATGTCACAACCAGGAGCTGGCGGTCGAGGGCTGTGTCCAGTGCCATCTCTTCCACCCGGACACCAGCCGCCGAGCCGCCAGCTCGGAGGTCCATTTCCCGGAGACTCCCAATGCAGGCTAG
- a CDS encoding FHA domain-containing protein, producing the protein MTARTARLLLREGARDAHRFDFTGEATLGRDPASTVTLESHEVSGRHARIHWDEDLGHYLIDDLDSLNGTELDGEPVRTTMKLDRLHVITLGGAIELIFQGPDLCAPAPPAADHDATTSHSDTLLGVPPMALPGSLGAAPPFRSSSDDTRVDQEAVQVLPTAFGSAPPPAQWRLQVADHGPAEGFPLRPGRNRVGRIPESEVLLDGASISRLHAVLTVHRGRLSVRDAGSRNRTWLGDRAIQGEVEVQPGTELRFGNVTATVIRRAPATDSGESS; encoded by the coding sequence ATGACCGCTCGCACGGCTCGCTTGCTGCTGCGCGAAGGCGCCCGCGACGCCCATCGCTTCGATTTTACCGGCGAAGCCACGCTCGGGCGTGACCCGGCGAGCACCGTGACCCTCGAGAGTCACGAGGTCTCCGGCCGTCACGCCCGCATCCACTGGGACGAAGACCTCGGCCACTACCTGATCGACGACCTCGACAGCCTCAACGGCACCGAGCTCGACGGCGAACCGGTACGCACCACCATGAAGCTCGACCGCCTCCACGTCATCACCCTCGGCGGCGCCATCGAGCTGATCTTCCAGGGACCGGACCTGTGTGCGCCGGCGCCACCGGCCGCCGACCACGACGCCACCACCAGTCATTCGGACACGCTCTTGGGAGTCCCCCCGATGGCCTTGCCGGGCAGCCTGGGCGCAGCGCCCCCCTTCCGCTCCAGTAGCGACGACACGCGGGTCGATCAGGAAGCGGTCCAGGTTCTCCCAACCGCCTTCGGCAGCGCGCCGCCACCGGCCCAGTGGCGCCTCCAAGTGGCCGACCATGGCCCGGCCGAAGGCTTTCCGCTCCGTCCAGGGCGCAATCGCGTCGGGCGCATCCCGGAATCGGAAGTCCTCCTCGACGGCGCCAGCATCTCGCGCCTCCACGCCGTACTGACGGTTCATCGCGGGCGGCTGTCGGTGCGGGACGCCGGCAGCCGCAACCGCACCTGGCTCGGGGACAGAGCAATCCAAGGCGAAGTCGAGGTGCAACCGGGCACCGAGCTGCGCTTCGGCAACGTCACCGCGACGGTGATTCGCCGGGCTCCGGCGACCGACTCGGGAGAGTCATCATGA
- a CDS encoding FAD-dependent oxidoreductase, translating to MSTRSETLDLLVVGGGPGGTAAAFRAAEHGLRVLVIDYDDLMKRIRDYSKAKLILPGFGGGDTMAFPKGGELISALAFDPIDKDEMCQRWKQLYREHGVASRTGIELTDLEAAADGAWVARTWDHGQRCDGEIRARQVVLAIGRGVPRRFDIPGDTDGICFRLDAAERYLGEVACVIGGGTSAAEAVIALSNAKAADGDPSAVYWSYRGDRMPRVSKALAEQFFSAYVGNGNIRYFPKSEPAGVVVAGDREEYLAIRTDRRVISGRPHETTHLEFPKDRVIACIGEDIPETLLSNLGSPLVCGGPRGRKRMVVNRFLETCQPGIFVVGDLLSQAYFETDDFAGDPAAFREVKHRGNIKSALRDGVLVADVIEARRSGRDASAVVVEDAPEADRSAAIAVATTPDGPPQDSFEADRAVNEHAVLVRLLPGGLEGEEFALGRAGVTTIGRSGCDASFPNDTALSAQHASIAYGEGGFTLRDDGGATGLFLELPAADKRQLRVGDLLRCGQQFLRLDSLGDQPSFSHFDGRGHQLGHHALDAGTTVVGRRAPDITLDPEDRTLSRRHLALVVENGTVLAKDLKSANGSFLRVRDALPLRHGDRFRAGHQRFMISLQEDGVLATGGEETTAPPPSPPPAAGGEGPQVTFQGLGVTVAVTPHQTLCDAAEAAGLPITAECHAGICGSDPLRIVTGHENLASEPDDQEIETLEEICELQPGECRLACKLRITGPVTVEIL from the coding sequence ATGAGCACCCGATCCGAAACCCTCGATCTGCTGGTCGTCGGCGGTGGCCCAGGGGGTACGGCGGCGGCATTCCGCGCCGCCGAGCACGGCCTGCGAGTCCTGGTGATCGACTACGACGATCTGATGAAGCGGATCCGCGACTACTCCAAGGCCAAGCTCATTCTTCCCGGCTTTGGTGGCGGCGACACGATGGCTTTCCCGAAGGGCGGCGAGCTGATCTCAGCGCTGGCCTTCGACCCCATCGACAAAGACGAGATGTGCCAGCGCTGGAAGCAGCTCTATCGCGAGCACGGCGTCGCCAGCCGCACCGGCATCGAGCTCACCGACCTCGAAGCGGCGGCCGATGGCGCGTGGGTAGCCCGCACCTGGGATCACGGCCAGCGCTGCGATGGCGAGATTCGCGCCCGTCAGGTCGTGCTCGCCATCGGACGCGGCGTGCCGCGCCGCTTCGACATTCCGGGCGACACCGACGGCATCTGCTTTCGGCTCGATGCCGCCGAGCGTTATCTCGGCGAGGTCGCCTGCGTCATCGGCGGCGGCACCTCGGCGGCCGAGGCGGTGATCGCCCTCTCCAACGCCAAGGCCGCCGACGGCGATCCCTCGGCGGTTTACTGGTCTTACCGCGGGGATCGCATGCCGCGGGTGTCGAAAGCCCTCGCCGAACAGTTCTTCTCGGCCTATGTCGGCAACGGCAATATCCGCTACTTCCCGAAGAGCGAGCCCGCCGGAGTGGTGGTCGCCGGCGACCGCGAGGAGTACCTGGCGATCCGTACCGACCGCCGGGTGATCTCGGGCCGTCCTCATGAGACCACCCACCTGGAGTTTCCCAAGGATCGGGTGATCGCCTGCATCGGCGAGGACATCCCCGAGACGCTGCTCTCCAATCTCGGCTCTCCACTGGTCTGCGGCGGCCCGAGGGGACGCAAGCGGATGGTGGTCAATCGCTTCCTGGAAACCTGCCAGCCGGGCATCTTCGTGGTCGGCGACCTGCTCAGCCAGGCCTACTTCGAGACCGACGACTTCGCCGGCGATCCGGCGGCCTTTCGCGAGGTCAAGCACCGCGGCAACATCAAGTCGGCGCTGCGCGATGGCGTGCTGGTGGCGGACGTCATCGAGGCTCGCCGGAGCGGTCGGGACGCCAGCGCGGTGGTGGTCGAGGACGCCCCGGAGGCGGATCGTTCGGCCGCCATCGCCGTCGCCACGACCCCGGACGGACCACCGCAGGACAGCTTCGAAGCCGACCGCGCCGTCAACGAGCACGCCGTCCTAGTGCGCCTCCTGCCGGGCGGTCTCGAGGGCGAGGAGTTCGCCCTCGGCCGCGCCGGCGTGACCACCATCGGACGCAGCGGCTGCGACGCCAGCTTCCCCAACGACACCGCCCTGTCGGCGCAACACGCTTCCATCGCCTACGGCGAGGGCGGCTTCACGCTGCGCGACGACGGCGGCGCCACCGGCCTCTTCCTGGAGCTGCCGGCAGCGGACAAACGCCAGCTCCGGGTCGGCGACCTGCTGCGCTGTGGTCAGCAGTTTCTGCGCCTCGACAGCCTCGGTGACCAACCTTCCTTCAGCCATTTCGATGGCCGCGGCCACCAGCTCGGGCACCATGCGCTCGACGCCGGCACCACCGTGGTCGGTCGCCGCGCACCGGACATCACCCTCGATCCCGAAGACCGCACCCTGTCGCGACGACATCTGGCACTGGTGGTGGAAAACGGCACCGTCCTGGCCAAAGACCTGAAGAGCGCCAACGGCTCCTTCCTGCGAGTCCGGGATGCCCTGCCGCTGCGCCACGGCGACCGCTTCCGCGCCGGTCACCAGCGCTTTATGATCAGCCTGCAGGAGGACGGCGTCCTCGCCACCGGTGGCGAAGAAACGACGGCGCCGCCGCCCAGCCCACCACCGGCGGCCGGCGGCGAGGGCCCGCAGGTGACCTTTCAAGGCCTCGGCGTGACCGTTGCCGTCACCCCTCACCAAACCCTCTGCGACGCCGCCGAGGCAGCGGGCCTGCCGATCACCGCCGAGTGCCATGCCGGGATTTGTGGCAGCGATCCGCTACGCATCGTCACCGGCCATGAGAACCTGGCGTCGGAGCCGGACGATCAAGAGATCGAAACGCTCGAGGAAATCTGTGAGCTTCAACCCGGCGAATGCCGGCTGGCGTGCAAGCTGCGGATCACCGGACCGGTGACCGTCGAAATCCTATGA
- a CDS encoding protein kinase, with translation MSDSQPTLLVVDDEEMNRDLLSRRLQRKGYDVAIAKGGQEALDAVAAGGIDLILLDIMMPGIDGLQVLRTLRGRYAQNELPIIMATAKGESEDVVQALELGANDYVVKPLDFPVVLARVQAQLRSKVSAAQGDAKSTEPSAAEIKPGVVMAGKYRLDKLLGSGTFGSVFRARHLDLETDVALKVLRTGLASDGESLARFRLEGAAACRLRHPHAVAVHDFAVTEAGVPYLVMELLEGRSLDQELAGGRVLTPSRSAELLQPICEALAEAHRAGMVHRDIKPANIFLAESHGREVVKVLDFGIAKLMGETVTSQQLTQDGMLLGTPSYMSPERLENRDYDGRSDVYAVGVMLFQMLTGRLPFIAKRGDLMALVVLHVKGEAPALRELRPELSPELEGLVARTLAKAPSERPDAAGLARELADLAAHEDAAEEPSPPPALAPGEEQNTEELIASLAPTLAVDDPTAGQPRRGVGGWFRRLFRGNGSDH, from the coding sequence ATGTCCGATTCTCAACCCACCCTTCTGGTCGTCGACGACGAAGAGATGAATCGCGACCTGCTGTCGCGTCGACTTCAGCGCAAGGGCTACGACGTCGCCATCGCGAAGGGCGGCCAGGAAGCCCTCGACGCCGTCGCCGCCGGCGGCATCGATCTCATTCTCCTCGACATCATGATGCCCGGCATCGATGGCCTCCAGGTGTTGCGGACCCTGCGCGGCCGCTACGCCCAGAACGAGCTGCCGATCATCATGGCCACCGCCAAGGGGGAGAGCGAAGACGTCGTCCAGGCCCTCGAGCTGGGAGCCAACGACTACGTCGTCAAGCCGCTCGATTTTCCGGTCGTTCTAGCGCGGGTCCAGGCTCAGCTCCGCTCCAAGGTGAGCGCCGCCCAGGGCGACGCCAAGAGCACCGAGCCGAGCGCCGCCGAAATCAAGCCCGGCGTGGTGATGGCCGGCAAGTATCGCCTCGACAAGCTCCTCGGCTCGGGCACCTTCGGGAGCGTTTTTCGCGCCCGCCACCTCGACCTCGAGACCGACGTCGCCCTCAAGGTCTTGCGGACCGGCCTGGCCTCCGATGGCGAATCGCTGGCCCGCTTCCGCCTCGAGGGCGCCGCCGCCTGCCGTCTACGCCATCCCCATGCGGTAGCAGTACACGACTTCGCGGTCACCGAGGCCGGCGTGCCCTATCTGGTGATGGAGCTGCTCGAAGGCCGCTCCCTCGACCAAGAGCTCGCCGGTGGCCGCGTCCTGACGCCGTCCCGCAGCGCCGAGCTCCTACAGCCCATCTGCGAAGCCCTCGCCGAGGCCCACCGCGCCGGCATGGTGCACCGCGACATCAAGCCGGCGAACATCTTCCTGGCCGAGAGCCATGGCCGCGAGGTGGTCAAGGTGCTCGACTTCGGAATCGCCAAGCTGATGGGCGAGACCGTCACCTCGCAGCAGCTGACCCAAGACGGCATGCTCCTCGGAACCCCCAGCTACATGTCACCGGAGCGCCTCGAAAACCGCGACTACGATGGTCGCTCGGACGTCTACGCTGTCGGCGTGATGCTCTTCCAGATGCTCACCGGCCGGCTACCCTTCATCGCCAAGCGCGGCGACCTGATGGCGCTGGTGGTGCTGCACGTCAAGGGCGAAGCGCCGGCCCTGCGGGAGCTGCGACCGGAGCTGTCGCCCGAGCTCGAGGGGCTGGTGGCCCGCACCCTGGCCAAGGCCCCGTCGGAGCGGCCGGACGCCGCCGGCCTCGCCCGCGAGCTCGCCGACCTGGCGGCCCACGAAGACGCCGCCGAGGAACCTTCGCCTCCTCCGGCCCTGGCTCCCGGCGAGGAACAGAACACCGAAGAGCTGATCGCCAGCCTGGCTCCCACGCTGGCGGTGGACGACCCCACCGCCGGCCAGCCACGGCGCGGCGTCGGCGGCTGGTTTCGGCGCCTTTTCCGTGGCAACGGATCGGACCATTGA